A portion of the Drosophila innubila isolate TH190305 chromosome 3L unlocalized genomic scaffold, UK_Dinn_1.0 0_D_3L, whole genome shotgun sequence genome contains these proteins:
- the LOC117786637 gene encoding ribosome-recycling factor, mitochondrial produces the protein MLAKTGVQLFVLSSRLTPLRPALGNLCRQQLQELPQRKEVGTALWLQQTRGYAKGKDRKKEKGGKGKPVKVEINELHLRELINLDSLNAQMEKSVLQMKDDFIKNLSLRSTSGAIDTLRIKVDGAEHELQELAQISRKNPKTIIVNMIAFPQTIPDVLRAIEKSGMNLNPQQDGTTLFIPIPKVTKEHREHLSKNAKVLFLKYRDAIRDIQNSQIRKLKNKTDIGKDDVFAAQTQVTAIADKYIAEADKLLASKQKELLGEA, from the coding sequence atgcttGCTAAAACTGGAGTGCAGTTGTTTGTGCTTAGTTCACGACTAACGCCACTTCGTCCAGCTCTGGGCAATCTCTgccggcagcagctgcaggagTTGCCACAGAGGAAGGAAGTTGGAACCGCTTTGTGGCTGCAACAGACGCGTGGTTATGCAAAAGGCAAGGACAGAAAGAAGGAGAAGGGCGGCAAAGGGAAACCAGTTAAGGTGGAGATCAACGAGCTGCATCTGCGCGAACTGATCAATCTGGATAGCCTGAATGCCCAAATGGAGAAGTCGGTGCTGCAAATGAAAGATGATTTTATCAAGAATCTATCGTTGCGTTCCACAAGCGGCGCCATCGATACACTGCGCATCAAGGTGGACGGAGCGGAGCATGAGCTGCAGGAACTGGCGCAGATCTCGCGCAAGAATCCCAAAACGATCATTGTGAATATGATTGCATTTCCCCAAACGATTCCCGATGTGTTGCGAGCCATTGAAAAGAGCGGCATGAATCTAAATCCGCAACAAGACGGCACCACACTCTTTATACCCATACCCAAGGTGACCAAGGAGCATCGCGAGCACCTGTCCAAGAATGCCAAGGTGTTGTTCCTTAAGTACCGCGATGCCATACGCGACATACAGAACTCCCAGATACGCAAACTCAAGAATAAGACGGACATTGGCAAGGATGATGTGTTTGCGGCTCAGACTCAGGTTACGGCCATTGCGGACAAGTACATTGCGGAGGCGGACAAACTGCTGGCCAGCAAACAGAAGGAGCTGCTGGGAGAAGCCTAA